Proteins encoded in a region of the Alkalinema sp. FACHB-956 genome:
- a CDS encoding zinc-binding dehydrogenase produces MRAVVVDPNAVGRLALKTVDRPVPLPNEAIVTVHAFSMNRGEIRRAQTADAGWRIGWDLAGVVEQAAADGSGFPVGTRVVGFLPAGAWGEQVAVPTQALAALPATIPFNVAATLPVAGLTALMTLEKGGLLLGKKVLITGASGGVGHTACQLARAAGAYVVAHVRRSQQVSFVKTTGAHEVVEGETPADAAQYGPYDLVLDSVGDRVLPTVLELLGKDGMVVTFGSTAGREALINVGNFYGKGGLQLYGFILFHEVLKYPAALGLERLVKLVETGLLKPHIDLETSWESVGEVAQQLTDRAFVGKAVLQVRSD; encoded by the coding sequence ATGCGGGCAGTCGTTGTTGATCCCAATGCCGTTGGTCGGTTAGCGCTCAAAACCGTCGATCGACCCGTGCCGTTGCCGAATGAAGCGATCGTCACCGTCCATGCGTTTTCCATGAATCGGGGAGAAATTCGTCGGGCGCAAACGGCGGATGCTGGTTGGCGCATTGGTTGGGATTTGGCGGGTGTGGTGGAACAGGCAGCGGCGGATGGGTCTGGCTTTCCCGTCGGAACGCGGGTAGTGGGATTTCTACCCGCTGGAGCTTGGGGAGAACAGGTGGCAGTGCCGACCCAGGCCCTCGCAGCCCTCCCCGCAACGATTCCCTTTAACGTGGCCGCGACTTTGCCCGTGGCGGGTTTGACGGCCCTGATGACCTTGGAAAAGGGTGGGTTGCTGCTGGGCAAAAAGGTGCTGATCACAGGTGCCTCCGGTGGGGTGGGGCATACCGCTTGCCAACTGGCCAGAGCCGCCGGAGCCTACGTGGTGGCCCATGTGCGTCGATCGCAGCAGGTTTCCTTTGTCAAAACAACAGGTGCCCATGAGGTGGTGGAAGGGGAAACACCTGCCGATGCAGCCCAGTATGGCCCCTACGATTTAGTGCTGGATTCCGTCGGCGATCGGGTCTTACCCACGGTTTTGGAACTGCTGGGCAAGGATGGCATGGTCGTTACCTTTGGCTCGACCGCTGGCCGGGAAGCCTTGATTAACGTCGGGAACTTTTACGGCAAAGGTGGCCTGCAACTCTACGGCTTTATTCTGTTCCATGAAGTGCTGAAATATCCGGCAGCGTTGGGATTGGAGCGCTTAGTTAAATTAGTGGAAACGGGTTTGCTCAAACCGCACATTGATCTGGAAACCTCCTGGGAATCGGTGGGTGAAGTGGCGCAACAGTTAACCGATCGCGCCTTTGTCGGCAAAGCGGTCTTGCAAGTGCGATCGGACTAG